Part of the Anopheles coluzzii chromosome 3, AcolN3, whole genome shotgun sequence genome is shown below.
caaacgaaaaaaacataaacacaaagAGGGTCACAGCTCCTGAACACTTCCTTCccagagagacagagatagcgagagagagagagaaataggtATGTTATGAAATtcgtttttaaaatgttataaaaaagTATGGGCGAAAGAAGAAGGAGCAAAAAACATGGTAGAAACAAggaacaaaaaccaaaaggAACAAAATTACATATGAAAACAGCttttcaatctctctctctctctctccagaTCGAGATCCACGGTCGGCTGAATGTTTGCGCGGAAACACACCGACCTCTTGTTGCGGGTCATCCGAGTAAGATGCGTACTAGCCTTAAATTAGTAAAATTAAACAGTTGTGAAATCATCGCTCCGAATGAGGAAACAGTGTTCATGTTCCTACCATCACAGAATTAGCTGCTTTCGAGTATGTTTCCAAGTGCGTGTTTTGGTGGATAAATTAAACTCTTTGCATTGCTATTagacaaacaacacaaaataatCACCACAATACCACGATAGATGCAATACACTGTGATTAGACGGATGCACAATAGCGGCAATGAGTCGCATGGAATAGCAATAGCAACTAGGATTCggcaagaaagagagagagagtggaagagagagtgagagaggagAGAGTGTGTaaccacaacaaacacacatgtttAATCGGAGCACCTTTAGGCAGCAAGGCAAGGAGAAATGGAGGGAATTATATAGTGAGAAGGAAATTCTTACCTTCCAATTGGAGGTAAAGGGGTTCTTCTACCATCGTCCTGGGTAAAGGGCAATCTTTTTATGAAGGTTGTGTTGCTGACAaccagttttctttttgtttccttgTGCAATCCTTTTTGGACTAGCGtcaatttctcattttttcttcttcttcctatCTTCAAAATCAAACGCTCCCGGCCCGGAAAGCCTTGCATTTACTACTTTGTGCTATCGAATATCGGCGCTTTCGGAGGGGAAGCAATGTTGATTTATGTTTCTCACGCACTATTAAATGCGAGCAACACACCAAGCCGCAAACCGACTACTGCTTTGCTTTAAATCGATCCCCCAGAAGTAACCAATAGCAACAGCAACTACAATCCCTCCTCGAACCTTGCCTGtgccaacacaaacacacacacacacaatcggtAACTAACATCGGACAGAAGATCATTTTAGAGTTACTCTACCATACTACTAGATGTAAAGTAAAGCCGGCCGGGTACGAGACGACGGCAAAAGAAACGAACATCCGGATAGGTTCGACGATGTTCGATGACGGCCCGGGTGGAtgatgggtgggtgggtggcaCATGCGCCCGCCAACTGCAGAAGTAAGATAGAACCGGCGGAAGTGGTGTGGAGCGTGCCGTCGTGTTAAAATAGCGAAGCGAAATAAAACTTCTgatataatgaaataaattctgGACGTTGTGGCGTGGCGTGGTGGTGAACactgaagaaagaaaaaggagagagagaaaaaaaaaacaaacaaaaccgttTGTGAGGTTTTTTGATACTGCTTTATTCTATCTTGAATTTCGTATTCCTGTTCTGCTATTTTCATATACACCGAAAACATAATTTGCACATTTAAGTTGAACGAAGCTAAGCCAAAACAATTGATTGTTGTAAGATCTTTGTACTGCTTTAAAAGTGTGTTGTTTAAATATGGTATTTATCTTTCCCTGCATAAAATCACACAGCATGGGGTCAGTTTATCAAAAGCGCGGCTACCTATTCTCTCATTTGCAACTGATTGTCTTACCTCGTTTAGAATGGATATAataattagaagaaaaaaaatgcaaattgttAAGCAAACGTttgaaaagagaaaaacatgCAAATGTCACAAAGATGGATTGAGAAGTATTGCatatctacaaaaaaaagcataaatattaattattgtttaaatgCTAAGTAAAGGGTTTAAgcttaacaaacaaacaaaaggaaatGCTTACAGAGCTACAAAATGCGAGGAAAATGGTTTCCTATCCTTCGCCTTCAGAAGGATAATGgtaattcttttttattcctGCGCGCAAGCTTAAGACTTCTTTGCTGTTTATGGTTAAGCTTTTGCTTAACTTCTGGATTGCTTTCTTCAAGCAAATGAACTTATTTCTACTTCTTTGTCAAATCGCCTTCCAATCATGAATATATAATAATTcaatagagatagagagatagagagtaagagagagagcttCGTTTGAATGGTGAGGACTTTGCCCTCAACGTTACACATCCCTTACGgtgaacacacgcacacactctcgACTTTCCTCGACCTCTTTATTCGATATCCCGAAGAGCTCCTAATTGATGCTGGGCCTCACTTCGCTTTGCTATGCAAAACGTACACCAGGGTGCCAGTCAAAACAGGACAGTTCAAGGTTCAAGGACGAAACTCTGCCGTGTCTTAAACGCTACAGTAATAccttaaataataataattaaatcaaacaaGAAAGGCTTAAGAGGATTAGGCTTAAGTCTACAAGTCTTCTCCTTCAAACGCCGGTATCATTCCTCACATTGTCATGTTGTCTCTCTCCCATTAAATAATGTCCATCCTACTCGTTCATTTTATCTCTCCCGCAGCGCTCTATCTGATCCGCTCCAGCCGGCCCCGCTGGTGCGCGGTCCAACCCCGAACACGTACGTCAGCAGGAAGTACTCCATCGGTTCGAAGTACTGGTGCAGCAGATTGTCCACCACCAGGagcaaaaactcaaaattcTCCCCCACAAACTGGTGCGTGCAGGGGTGTATGTTGGAAAAGTAGGTGGCAAACTCCTGGGGCGGATTAGCCCACTGGTAGTCCAGCTCGCTCGGTGGTTCCTTCGCGAACCGGTCCTGCCCGTAGCGGCGCATCAGCGCGAACGCGACGTGCATAAAGTCCCGGTAGGTCACGTTGTGCCGCTTCATCTCGGCGAGGAAGAGGGCGAAATCGGTCCGGCCGCCCGTATAGATGCGCATCGTCGTCAGGATGTCGGTGCGCCGAAGCTGCAGAAAGGATGCCATCTCCTGGCGTACAGCCGTCAGGATGGAGCCGAGGTTGGTGGTGTCGAGCGTGGTGTCCGTCGGTGTGGCGATTGGCGGTGGCCTCGGTGTCGGTGGCAGTGGCGGTATCGGTAACTGGGAAGGGGGTGCCGTAAGGTAGGGCGATTGGCTTGCCGCGACGGAAGCGCGCCGGTTGCGACGCTTCGGTGCTGGTGGAGTTGGCGGTTCGGGTGTACGCGATGTTGAGGGGGATGATTTTGGAGCCGCTCGGGAACCTCTCTTGGAGCCGTTTGTATTGGCGGCAGTCGTCGGGGGAGATGGCGGTTGGCCGGAGGCTGCTGCACGGTTGCTGGTCGATGGGGTACTGGGTGGTGGCATCATGCTCGAGCTGGCATAGACCGTATCGAGCGAGGGCATACTGGCCGGTGCattgtgagcagcagcagtagcagaagacGAAGAAGTAGTAGGTATGGCAGATGGAGACGACATAGTGGAAGGAACGGATGTGGTAGGTGGCATAGGCGGTAGCAAGTAACTGATAATAGGTGGCATCATTGGAAAGGATGAGGATGAGTAGTTGGGAATGactgttggtggtggcggcaTACTACTGCTAGAAGTAGTTGGAGCGTTGGATGAACCAGCAGATGGATAGCTGCTTGGGGGAGGCATACTTCCCGGTGACGACATAGAGGAAGTAGAAGTCGTGGTATGGTATGGCGGATGGTTACTGGGAGGTGGCATACTACCTGCAGACAGCAGTGTAGCAGCAGTACTAGTGTCCGTTGCAGTAGGGGAGCCCATATTGGACGGTGGATGATTGCTTGGAGGCGGCATACTGCCAGATGTTGTCATTATATTAGGGAAAGGATTGCCATTGGAGATCAAGTGGTTGGAAGTTGCAGGATGGCTTGGACGAGCCATACTCTCCGGTGACATGTTTGTTGAAGGCGAGCCCAGGGTCGGGGATCGGTGATGATTGGTCGGAGACGGCATACCTCTGCCCGGTGCCGGCGTTGCCGATCTGGCAGGGGGAGACCGATCGGACACTGTACTGTACGGTGGGTGATTGCTTGGCGGTGGCATACGGTCAGGTGATGACAGCATTGTGGAAAGAATAGTAGGAGTAGCGTAAGTAGTGAcagtcgcagcagcagcagcagttgaatGCGTATAGTCGAAGGGAGCATGATTGCTCGGGGGCGGCATACTGTTGGTAGTGTGCTGTGCCGCCACATTGCCAGCTGGTGGATGATTGCTTGGAGGAGGGAGTGCCATAGAATAGGCCGAAGGAGGCATGCTGATGGATTGAGATGGGGGAGCCAGATAAGCGGGTGGATCTGCTCTACCCGAAGGTGGACGCTTTGCCGATGAAGCTGATGGAGCGGAACGTTTCCGCGAGCCTGATGCAGCACCCGGGGGCGGTGGCATTAGCGCGGCAGAAGACGGCCGTGGAGCTGAAGGATGCCCTGGGGCAGGGGTTCCGGCACGTTCCATCACACCGGGCCGTGGTGGTATCGAGTGGTTCATGAAGTAGGGAGTGTGGGGTACTCTTTGCGGCGATTGATGGGTTTGCGCGGTTGTCGTGGACGGTAAGCTTGTAGCGTGGTATCTGGAATGGATGAAAAGAGTGAAAtcatgttaaatttaatttgatgATACAGTAGGATTTTAATTCAGTAGGAAAGATTTTGACGAATTGCTTAAAATTTAAgcaattacagggttttccaggagttctcatagctgtggaatactttattgactccttcttacgtgaaatgaacttaaagtaatgggaattggactctatagcacaaattgttggacaaatccaataggaattttaGAAGagtctgtccaaaaagggaaccatagagtccaatttccttCATATGAAACTCATTTTGCGTAAGAaaaagt
Proteins encoded:
- the LOC120958445 gene encoding nascent polypeptide-associated complex subunit alpha, muscle-specific form-like isoform X1; the protein is MVVKLSKGRVELAAALRIIRLNSNLLRRRGDFKLQIMRKKFVQTLAAQQLEMSTHIRAPGDMEPGKEHRQQQATRTSRDSPQSSEHSRSDAQVIEILDDDNDVELMMERHRKYHPRKYVNLQQPPSKIYYDPVDRPSSPAPDRADQHKQVNGAGEQEEEEEDEERQLVIDCVRDAVSASSSSSKEPNNNSADMANGNHAEERDSNGEPAGPTSLQAPPPTTPAAVPDLTNAANNSEQQQQHQQKSPKKDAAPSSGFNWHVPQNQNLTPVGPPPELRPLLQCPPNVPRPRPDTPAPRMMMMQQQQQQHDRLPPHLRGHRSNPYERPPAGNDHSAALEARRRAATPHPGAMAGHRTPSAPQPTAESARKSAFCAPRESRQPYRSAIMPPPPPLMPSLPGAVASSVAAAPRTPFYHNPFLQPFLHYQPHGGGAPDPQTYHTLEEWYRAGYPAPHLLTPADLDFYYNCFLSKMLFGAAIGYHRQQQQQQHHEQLYRNYPALAMTPGNAFYPPPQYGFVKPITATAPGPVASTTAAPAAATPVPAAANAPSQPINFTQLYNGGAPSSAAAGYHATSLPSTTTAQTHQSPQRVPHTPYFMNHSIPPRPGVMERAGTPAPGHPSAPRPSSAALMPPPPGAASGSRKRSAPSASSAKRPPSGRADPPAYLAPPSQSISMPPSAYSMALPPPSNHPPAGNVAAQHTTNSMPPPSNHAPFDYTHSTAAAAATVTTYATPTILSTMLSSPDRMPPPSNHPPYSTVSDRSPPARSATPAPGRGMPSPTNHHRSPTLGSPSTNMSPESMARPSHPATSNHLISNGNPFPNIMTTSGSMPPPSNHPPSNMGSPTATDTSTAATLLSAGSMPPPSNHPPYHTTTSTSSMSSPGSMPPPSSYPSAGSSNAPTTSSSSMPPPPTVIPNYSSSSFPMMPPIISYLLPPMPPTTSVPSTMSSPSAIPTTSSSSATAAAHNAPASMPSLDTVYASSSMMPPPSTPSTSNRAAASGQPPSPPTTAANTNGSKRGSRAAPKSSPSTSRTPEPPTPPAPKRRNRRASVAASQSPYLTAPPSQLPIPPLPPTPRPPPIATPTDTTLDTTNLGSILTAVRQEMASFLQLRRTDILTTMRIYTGGRTDFALFLAEMKRHNVTYRDFMHVAFALMRRYGQDRFAKEPPSELDYQWANPPQEFATYFSNIHPCTHQFVGENFEFLLLVVDNLLHQYFEPMEYFLLTYVFGVGPRTSGAGWSGSDRALRER
- the LOC120958445 gene encoding nascent polypeptide-associated complex subunit alpha, muscle-specific form-like isoform X2; the protein is MSVKTFDRLFTRKLDFKLQIMRKKFVQTLAAQQLEMSTHIRAPGDMEPGKEHRQQQATRTSRDSPQSSEHSRSDAQVIEILDDDNDVELMMERHRKYHPRKYVNLQQPPSKIYYDPVDRPSSPAPDRADQHKQVNGAGEQEEEEEDEERQLVIDCVRDAVSASSSSSKEPNNNSADMANGNHAEERDSNGEPAGPTSLQAPPPTTPAAVPDLTNAANNSEQQQQHQQKSPKKDAAPSSGFNWHVPQNQNLTPVGPPPELRPLLQCPPNVPRPRPDTPAPRMMMMQQQQQQHDRLPPHLRGHRSNPYERPPAGNDHSAALEARRRAATPHPGAMAGHRTPSAPQPTAESARKSAFCAPRESRQPYRSAIMPPPPPLMPSLPGAVASSVAAAPRTPFYHNPFLQPFLHYQPHGGGAPDPQTYHTLEEWYRAGYPAPHLLTPADLDFYYNCFLSKMLFGAAIGYHRQQQQQQHHEQLYRNYPALAMTPGNAFYPPPQYGFVKPITATAPGPVASTTAAPAAATPVPAAANAPSQPINFTQLYNGGAPSSAAAGYHATSLPSTTTAQTHQSPQRVPHTPYFMNHSIPPRPGVMERAGTPAPGHPSAPRPSSAALMPPPPGAASGSRKRSAPSASSAKRPPSGRADPPAYLAPPSQSISMPPSAYSMALPPPSNHPPAGNVAAQHTTNSMPPPSNHAPFDYTHSTAAAAATVTTYATPTILSTMLSSPDRMPPPSNHPPYSTVSDRSPPARSATPAPGRGMPSPTNHHRSPTLGSPSTNMSPESMARPSHPATSNHLISNGNPFPNIMTTSGSMPPPSNHPPSNMGSPTATDTSTAATLLSAGSMPPPSNHPPYHTTTSTSSMSSPGSMPPPSSYPSAGSSNAPTTSSSSMPPPPTVIPNYSSSSFPMMPPIISYLLPPMPPTTSVPSTMSSPSAIPTTSSSSATAAAHNAPASMPSLDTVYASSSMMPPPSTPSTSNRAAASGQPPSPPTTAANTNGSKRGSRAAPKSSPSTSRTPEPPTPPAPKRRNRRASVAASQSPYLTAPPSQLPIPPLPPTPRPPPIATPTDTTLDTTNLGSILTAVRQEMASFLQLRRTDILTTMRIYTGGRTDFALFLAEMKRHNVTYRDFMHVAFALMRRYGQDRFAKEPPSELDYQWANPPQEFATYFSNIHPCTHQFVGENFEFLLLVVDNLLHQYFEPMEYFLLTYVFGVGPRTSGAGWSGSDRALRER
- the LOC120958445 gene encoding nascent polypeptide-associated complex subunit alpha, muscle-specific form-like isoform X3; its protein translation is MRKKFVQTLAAQQLEMSTHIRAPGDMEPGKEHRQQQATRTSRDSPQSSEHSRSDAQVIEILDDDNDVELMMERHRKYHPRKYVNLQQPPSKIYYDPVDRPSSPAPDRADQHKQVNGAGEQEEEEEDEERQLVIDCVRDAVSASSSSSKEPNNNSADMANGNHAEERDSNGEPAGPTSLQAPPPTTPAAVPDLTNAANNSEQQQQHQQKSPKKDAAPSSGFNWHVPQNQNLTPVGPPPELRPLLQCPPNVPRPRPDTPAPRMMMMQQQQQQHDRLPPHLRGHRSNPYERPPAGNDHSAALEARRRAATPHPGAMAGHRTPSAPQPTAESARKSAFCAPRESRQPYRSAIMPPPPPLMPSLPGAVASSVAAAPRTPFYHNPFLQPFLHYQPHGGGAPDPQTYHTLEEWYRAGYPAPHLLTPADLDFYYNCFLSKMLFGAAIGYHRQQQQQQHHEQLYRNYPALAMTPGNAFYPPPQYGFVKPITATAPGPVASTTAAPAAATPVPAAANAPSQPINFTQLYNGGAPSSAAAGYHATSLPSTTTAQTHQSPQRVPHTPYFMNHSIPPRPGVMERAGTPAPGHPSAPRPSSAALMPPPPGAASGSRKRSAPSASSAKRPPSGRADPPAYLAPPSQSISMPPSAYSMALPPPSNHPPAGNVAAQHTTNSMPPPSNHAPFDYTHSTAAAAATVTTYATPTILSTMLSSPDRMPPPSNHPPYSTVSDRSPPARSATPAPGRGMPSPTNHHRSPTLGSPSTNMSPESMARPSHPATSNHLISNGNPFPNIMTTSGSMPPPSNHPPSNMGSPTATDTSTAATLLSAGSMPPPSNHPPYHTTTSTSSMSSPGSMPPPSSYPSAGSSNAPTTSSSSMPPPPTVIPNYSSSSFPMMPPIISYLLPPMPPTTSVPSTMSSPSAIPTTSSSSATAAAHNAPASMPSLDTVYASSSMMPPPSTPSTSNRAAASGQPPSPPTTAANTNGSKRGSRAAPKSSPSTSRTPEPPTPPAPKRRNRRASVAASQSPYLTAPPSQLPIPPLPPTPRPPPIATPTDTTLDTTNLGSILTAVRQEMASFLQLRRTDILTTMRIYTGGRTDFALFLAEMKRHNVTYRDFMHVAFALMRRYGQDRFAKEPPSELDYQWANPPQEFATYFSNIHPCTHQFVGENFEFLLLVVDNLLHQYFEPMEYFLLTYVFGVGPRTSGAGWSGSDRALRER